The following is a genomic window from Streptomyces lincolnensis.
GCTTGTCGAGGACCTTGCGCAGGCTGCCCGGCGACTGCTGGAGCCGCCCCTGACAGTTCTCCAGCCGTTTCTGGTACTCCTCGAACGGCATGAGCAGTCCGGCGGGTTCGGCGTCCCGGAATCGCTGGAGTTCCTCCAGCAGGGCGAGCCGCACGTTTTCCCAGCGGGTGGCCAGCTCGGTGAGGGATCCGTGATCGCCGAGCGTCCGCGCGTACGCGGCCTCGTCGGTCACCGGCTCCTTGCTCAGTTCCTTGGCCCGGTCGAGCGCCTCCTCCAGCAGAGCGCCCAGGTCGTCGGCCCCCTGCTCGAAGTCCGCCAACCGCTCGTCGGGGCCCTCCGGGGCGGGGCGTCGGCGCCGGGCTCCTGGATGCCACGGGACCGCCGTGCTTCCAGCGCCGTCAGACGGTCGTCGAGTTCCCGCGCCTGTGGTGAGGGGGCGGGCGCGACCGTCGAGAACTCCTGCCGCCGCTTCTTCAGCCTGCCCTCGACGCGCCTCTTCAGGACGGTGCGCACACCGCCGAGGGGTTCCTGGAACTCCGCCTCGCAGTCGGTCAGTCGCCGCTGGAACGCGTCGAAGGGCATCACCAGGCCGGAGGGCTCGGTGCTCTGGAACCGCTGAAGGTCCTCCAGCCACTCCAGCCGCAGCGTCTCCAGACGGCCCAGCAGGTGGGTCAGCAGCTCCTGGTCGCCCGAGATCGTGGCGAAGTCGGCCTCGTCCGTCAGCGCCTGGGACGCCAGGTGCTTGGCGTGGGACTGCGCGTCGTCCCGGAGCGCGCCGAGACCGGTCGCCGCCTCCTCCAGCTCCGCCAGCCGTGCGTCGGGTCCCGCCGTCGGCGGCGCGGCGGCGGGCGCGGGCTCGTCCGGGACGTCCTCCAGCGGCTGCGGCGGCGCGGCGGCGAGTGTCCGCCACGCCGCGCCCATCGCCTTCACATGCCGGTCGGGATCGCCGTCGGTGAACGCCCTGGCCGCCGCGTGACCGCCCAGGTCCGGGAACCTCAGCGGGCGCCACAGCAGCCGCTGCCGGTGGATCAGTGCGATCAGCACGTCGGGCAGCGAGCGGGCGGCCAGGCAGTCCGTGAGCCGGGCCGGGAGCGCGCCGGGGTCGGTCTCGAACAGCTCGCAGACCAGGTGCAGCAGACGTGTCGCCGGTCCGTCGTCGGGGGGCAGCCGCTCGGCCAGCCGGCGCACGGTGGCGACCGGGTAGCCGTACACGAGCCACTGCGTGGCGAGAACGGTGAACGCGGCCGTCCCGCCCCTGCGGCGGCCCGCCAGCCCGGCGATCTCGGCGAGTTCGGCGTGGAGCGTGTCCCGGGTCCGCGCGCTGGTGTTGCCGCGCAGCCGGCCGTCGGCCGTCATGTCGTGGATGCCCGACCACCGACACTCTCCCGGCCGTAGCAGCGGCAGCGCGGAGTGTTCGGCGTCGGGGTCGAAGGCGTGGCCTCCCTCGCGGATGGTCCCGGTGATCTCCTCGGCCCGCCGGCCGTGCTCGCCCTTGTAGTCCTGGGTGCCCTGCCGCAGCTTGTCGAGCCGTTTGTACGCGAGG
Proteins encoded in this region:
- a CDS encoding tetratricopeptide repeat protein, producing the protein MTSRTALENRPDVLWRRVAPLWERAEEGVPLTPGQAEALIEAFFRIGVHPGTDPVTALTLLSRAHRLDAANPKHPYHVGLLYLRHGRAEAAVRWLTAAAALSPVNHRIWAHLSLAYKRLDKLRQGTQDYKGEHGRRAEEITGTIREGGHAFDPDAEHSALPLLRPGECRWSGIHDMTADGRLRGNTSARTRDTLHAELAEIAGLAGRRRGGTAAFTVLATQWLVYGYPVATVRRLAERLPPDDGPATRLLHLVCELFETDPGALPARLTDCLAARSLPDVLIALIHRQRLLWRPLRFPDLGGHAAARAFTDGDPDRHVKAMGAAWRTLAAAPPQPLEDVPDEPAPAAAPPTAGPDARLAELEEAATGLGALRDDAQSHAKHLASQALTDEADFATISGDQELLTHLLGRLETLRLEWLEDLQRFQSTEPSGLVMPFDAFQRRLTDCEAEFQEPLGGVRTVLKRRVEGRLKKRRQEFSTVAPAPSPQARELDDRLTALEARRSRGIQEPGADAPPRRAPTSGWRTSSRGPTTWALCWRRRSTGPRN